TACTCATCTTTCAAATAAGGCTCAAAACTTTGCATCCCATCAGGCTATTTTGAATCTGGCGGGTAGTTTTCTCTTTAAAGGTGACGATGTGCAGAAAAAAGTTTCCGTATTAAGCGGAGGCGAAAAAGCACGATTATGTCTTGCAGGATTACTTTTATCCAAAAGCGATGTGCTTCTTTTGGATGAACCTACCAACCATCTTGATTTCGAGACTGCTGAATCACTCGGCAAAGCTTTAAAAAAATTTCACGGAACAATTATATTTATCAGTCATGACCGTACTTTTGTCAATATGCTGGCAACCGAAATAGTTGAAGTAAAAGACGGCTCAATTCTTAGTTATCCGGGTAATTATGAAGATTATGTTTATAGAATAGAAACAAGATTCCATAATGAATTAAGCGCAGAAAAAAATACAAAACGCAAATCTAAATCCGCAAATACTCATAATAAACCCGACCGCAAAATACTAAAACGCCTTAGGCTTGAAATTGGAAAGCTTAATTCCAGAATAAAAGAAACCCAAACACGCTTTGAAGGTCATAAAAAAGAATGGGAAGAAATCCGCGACATATTTATGAATGATTCCTCAAGCTGGTCAATTGACCGTAACCTGCGTTACGAACATCTTGGTAAAGTTATTAAAGAAGAAGAAGACCTTTGGCTGGAATTGATGGAACAACTGGATGCTATAGATAAGAAGATAGAGAAATTAAAAAGTCCTTGAGTTTTAAATTTAAAACTCAAGGAGTCCGAACTCCGACGTAATGTCGGAGCATCGGATCCGAAGAGATAAATAAAAAAATAGGTAGTTTTACGAACTAATTTTTAAAAAGATAAATCTCTCATTATCCAAACTTAATAAAATTACATATTTGAAATCTCTCTGTGAAAACTCTATAATTCGGTGTTTTCTAATCTGTGTAATCATTATCCTAAAAAGGAGATAATATGTCAGACGAACAAAGTGGTGGCTGTGGATGTGGTTCTGCTTCTCGCGAAATGCACAAAGCGGTTTGCGCAGAATGCAAACAAGAATGCGAAGTACCTTTTAAACCCAAAGATGACCGTCCTATATATTGCAAAGAGTGTTTTGCGAAACGAAAAGGCGGCGGTCAGTAAAGGATTAGACATTTCAATTAATACCTGCGGAAATTCCTATCTCTTAGCGGATTTCTGCAGGTATTTTCAAAACCCCTTAATAGCGTAGAATATTTCCCCTCGCGTGAATCTCAAATAAAAAAGAGAGGCATTACCTTGGAACGAAACTCTTTGGATAACCTCTTATCGTGATTCGATGCAAATATTACAATATCAGAAATGACTTATCTACTAATTGACTTTACTTTCCGCGAATGATAAATTGGACAGATATGGTGAGGAAAACATTTAAACAAACAGTTCATCAATATACAGCAATCTTCGAACCGGATGAGGAAAAAGGCGGATACACGGTTACTATTCCTTCTTTGCCCGGCCGTATCTCGGAAGGTGATACTTTTGAAGAGGCATTAGAAAATATTCAGGAAGCAGCCAGCTTATATTTAGAAGTTATGGGCAAGCACAAAGAAGAAATTCCTACAGAAGATAGAGGTGTGATTGTTTCGCCTATTCGTGTCCATGCAAAAGTTTAATCCAATCATAGATTATGTTTAAATTGCCCGCTTTAAAGCCAGAGCAAGTGATAAAGGCTTTGGAAAAAGCAGGTTTTCGTTTTATTCGCCAAAAAGGCAGTCATCGCATCTATATAAAAGATAATACTAGTATAACTATCCCTTATCATCGTAAAGATTTAAGAAAAGGAACCTTAAGACATATCATTAAACAATCATCTTTAACCGTGAAAGAATTTTTGGATTTGCTCTAAAATATGACTAAGACATATAGAGAATACGAAATTGGCGTTCAGACAACTGACGAATTGATATCCAAGCTCGCGAAACTATCTGCTTCTTCACCTGAAACCGAAGAACTTCTTCGCGAAATACTTACCACAGCAGTTAAGTTGGGATTAGAATCATCTGACAGAGGCGATTTCAAACTTATCAATACCGCGCTGAAAGAATTGCGTTATTCCTTTAAAATATTTACTCCCTATAGAAATGTAAAAAAAGTCATAATTTTTGGTTCTGCAAGGTCGGCTAATACATCGCCCGAATATAAAATGGC
The sequence above is drawn from the bacterium genome and encodes:
- a CDS encoding type II toxin-antitoxin system HicB family antitoxin; translation: MVRKTFKQTVHQYTAIFEPDEEKGGYTVTIPSLPGRISEGDTFEEALENIQEAASLYLEVMGKHKEEIPTEDRGVIVSPIRVHAKV
- a CDS encoding type II toxin-antitoxin system HicA family toxin, with product MFKLPALKPEQVIKALEKAGFRFIRQKGSHRIYIKDNTSITIPYHRKDLRKGTLRHIIKQSSLTVKEFLDLL